AGAAACTTCTCAAGACTTAATGGATCACTTGTGAATTGTGATCAAGACTTGAATTCTACTTTTAATGATTCTTCTTTCATGATTTATTTCTTATGATGttaagttatttattattgttgattTTCAGACAAAATGTAGTATCTCTTTAATTAGttattatttctggtgatgaAAACTTGAATTCTACTTTCATCGATTCTACTTTTGTTGTCGAGTCTTTTTGAGTGTGAGTGTAGTATCACTTGTATTACTTCCCAAATGTCAGTATAACTTCTTGTACTTTTATCCATTTTCTATAAATATAAtctgccattaaaaaaaaaaaaagaatttagacaTGTCAAAAAAGAATTAACACAATTCCAGAACTAATGCAGGAAGAAATCCACCACCATTGTTTTGACAtaacaaaattatgaatcaCAATAACTCCTCCATAAACGATGACCCGGCCTGCCCCTTCGATATATCGCACCAGAACCTTACTCAAAACCAATATGAGCAATAGATAAGATCAGCTAAACTGCGATTTAAATCGCAAAAACTATGATTTAAAGCACAAACATGAAAATTGGTGATGAAGTTAATGGAGATAGAGTTGAAGAtaagtatgattaaaaaaaagaatttaaaactGGTTTTAGATtctttattttagatttttatttttgtaaaattgtaacatacttttttttaagggtgtTAGAAACAGATTAAACTttcaaaagtgattattttaataaacgAAAGGgatcttttaagaaaaaatgtaacaaacatgcccttaatCGGTAcataaaaattgattaataaatatttaaaaaatcaagttttttttgttgagacgTTAAAATATCAAGCTGTGTTTGTTCATAATCATATACTCTTTTTGTATATGTCAttctagcaaaaaaaaaattaaaaattctcCCAAACTATGTCATTTTGTGAtatcaataaaattttgcactatttttcaaattttgtcccattaattattattatcctAGTTCATCCACTCTATTTAGTGTGAGAGTAGTATACAACAAGTATAGTTTCTACCtataaaaaaccataaaaaattataggtGTTCATGAGgaaattaaataagaaattcCAACTTGAGGTATAAAAGCTTATTTCAAGTCATTAGAGAAACTGTTTATGCTTTATTTATGATATTCCgagacaacaaaaaaagaaaagaaagagagtttCCTCCATGATTCTTGAAAACCATTCATGTCTGGATTTATCCATTCTAAACACTTTTTTTCCCTGCCTAGATGGATTCAGAGGGGTGTGGTTCTTAAGAAATCAGCAAGCTAAGAGATGTGGTTGAGTTAAGAGAATAAACGAGTTAATGTGTGGTTGTGTTAAGAGATCAAATAAGTTAAAAGTCATGTGGTTGAACCAATAGATTAAACGAGTTACAGTGTTCAAAGTCTAGGTTTCGAATCCTGGCAAAGGAGACAAATACTAACATAACAACAAACATATACCCCCTCATTATgatgagaagctataagctttaatataagctacttgaattagcttatcaaaaaCCGATATAAGTTATACTCTCGTCAGAAAGTGACATTTTCCAAATTGGacttttttttagtcaaatgagCTAATAAGACATAAACTATAAGTTAAAAAACAAGTCTTACCAAACATACTCTTTATAagctaaaattatattaaagagGTACGATCAAAGTATTACAggtaatgaaagaaaaaagaaaaaatacaaagagTGGATGGATTAATCAAAGACAGCATAAAGGATTACACCACCAAACTTGAATTATCACAACACAAGGTCTAAAATAAGAGATGAAGATGAATCTTTTCAGTCAAAAAGTCTATCGTTGCACTCTTTCCAAATATTCCGAAAACATGCCAACCAAATGGCATTGAAGCATTAACGAAACAAACAATGACATGCACCAATGCAAGTGTTCCCGTAAACAAGACAAGAAAAGAGTGTtcaattgataaataaataacataacaaaaaagaaacagtCATTTCTCTACTAACACAGGCTTGGTACTTAAACGAGCGATTACATCTTATAGTAACGAGCAGCACAGCGTAACAAATTGTTtaacaaaacatcaaaattgCAGTAGATATATAAGAATCTATAACTGCCAATAAAGTTTATCAACTTACCATGATATATTTAGGAAAGAGAACCTACAGATTTGATGGAAATTCTCCAGATTGTGCCATATCAGCATTCCATCACACGCCTTTGtgagaaaacaaaacaagattatatttatctctttctcttatttccaGCAGCAGAACCCTTACTGAATCCGCCAAAATCATTAGTTGTGTCAGCTGTATTCTGCTTCTTTGAACCCTTCCGGCCTCCAAAACCAAATTTGGCATTCTTAGTATCTCTTTTCTTTTGCGGCTTCTTTCCCTTTCCCATAGCTTGCTTTGCCTTACCTCCTGACCGATCGCCTGGAGACACTCCAGGCCTCTTTTTCTTTGATCTCTCAAACACTTTTCCATCCTCAAAGCTCAAAGACTTATCTGGAGCATCGGCTCCGTCAGCAAACCCACTCTGTTGTCTCTGCTTCCTCCACTTCTTAACAGATTCAATGTCATCCTTTTTCTGCTTGGCCCTTTCTTTCAATTTCTGTGACTGAACCTCTTTAGACAATCTCTTCGCTTCCCTGGCCTTTCTTCTCTCATCAGCTTCCTCCATCTTCCGCTTCTCATCTAATAGCCGACTTTTCACCTTTTCCATGTGGCTATCTCCCTTCACCATTTCTGCGTAATAGTCGGCAGGTCTCAGGAAAGGGAGACCCATCGACTCAAGCTTTTCAAAGGCCTGTCTAGTTCCCTCCAATGCCTGCGTATAAAACGATAGCTCACGTGCCAAGTCATCATTCACATCTACTTCCTGCCCTTGATCAATATCAATGGAGAGTTTGTGCTTCCAATCCACATTCTCAGGCCAGCTTATGTCTCCAAGTTTATCTAATATAGCATCTCTGTTATTCACTGCAGTTTTAGATGGTTCAGCTAATTTGACATCTTCTTCCGAATCTGATTCAAACGGTGACATTTCCTCATCCAAATCTTCAGTTTCATCGTCAATCATTGGATCACCGTTAACCAAAGGCACCTCCATTTCAATCTATACAAATAtcatataaagaaaaaagaaaaagaaaaaaatcattttaggaCAAACTAATGCAATCTAGCATACAAAACAAagattttctttgttattttacAGGATAAACAGAAAAGTAAACA
Above is a genomic segment from Medicago truncatula cultivar Jemalong A17 chromosome 5, MtrunA17r5.0-ANR, whole genome shotgun sequence containing:
- the LOC11416706 gene encoding probable rRNA-processing protein EBP2 homolog; translated protein: MEVPLVNGDPMIDDETEDLDEEMSPFESDSEEDVKLAEPSKTAVNNRDAILDKLGDISWPENVDWKHKLSIDIDQGQEVDVNDDLARELSFYTQALEGTRQAFEKLESMGLPFLRPADYYAEMVKGDSHMEKVKSRLLDEKRKMEEADERRKAREAKRLSKEVQSQKLKERAKQKKDDIESVKKWRKQRQQSGFADGADAPDKSLSFEDGKVFERSKKKRPGVSPGDRSGGKAKQAMGKGKKPQKKRDTKNAKFGFGGRKGSKKQNTADTTNDFGGFSKGSAAGNKRKR